One region of Pan paniscus chromosome 5, NHGRI_mPanPan1-v2.0_pri, whole genome shotgun sequence genomic DNA includes:
- the FAM8A1 gene encoding protein FAM8A1: MAEGPEEARGHPPGQDDGGGDHKPVPSLRGPPTTAVPCLRDDPQAPGRPTAPGLAAAAAADKLEPPRELRKRGEAASGSGAELQEQAGCEAPEVAAPRERPARLSAREYSRQVHEWLWQSYCGYLTWHSGLAAFPAYCSPQPSPQSFPSGGAAVPQAAAPPPPQLGYYNPFYFLSPGAAGPDPRTAAGISTPAPVAGLGPRAPHVQASVRATPVTRVGSAAPSRSPSETGRQAGREYVIPSLAHRFMAEMVDFFILFFIKATIVLSIMHLSGIKDISKFAMHYIIEEIDEDTSMEDLQKMMVVALIYRLLVCFYEIICIWGAGGATPGKFLLGLRVVTCDTSVLIAPSRVLVIPSSNVSITTSTIRALIKNFSIASFFPAFITLLFFQHNRTAYDIVAGTIVVKRNGVR; encoded by the exons ATGGCCGAGGGGCCCGAGGAAGCCCGAGGCCACCCTCCCGGGCAGGACGATGGCGGAGGGGACCACAAGCCCGTCCCTTCCCTGAGAGGCCCTCCTACCACCGCCGTCCCATGCCTCCGCGACGACCCCCAGGCCCCGGGCAGGCCCACAGCCCCGGGCCTCGCGGCCGCCGCCGCAGCCGACAAATTGGAGCCGCCGCGCGAGCTCAGGAAGCGCGGGGAGGCGGCCTCCGGCTCCGGTGCAGAGCTGCAGGAGCAGGCGGGCTGCGAGGCGCCCGAAGTCGCGGCGCCACGAGAGAGACCGGCTCGGCTGAGCGCCCGCGAGTACTCCCGGCAAGTGCACGAGTGGCTGTGGCAGTCCTACTGCGGCTACCTCACCTGGCACAGCGGCCTGGCCGCCTTCCCAGCCTACTGCAGCCCCCAGCCCTCCCCGCAGAGCTTCCCTTCGGGAGGCGCTGCAGTCCCCCAGGCCGCGGCGCCGCCGCCCCCGCAGCTGGGCTATTACAACCCCTTCTACTTCCTGAGCCCCGGGGCCGCGGGGCCTGACCCGCGGACAGCTGCCGGCATCAGCACCCCTGCTCCAGTCGCGGGCCTGGGACCCCGGGCTCCTCACGTGCAGGCGTCGGTCCGGGCCACTCCAGTGACGAGGGTAGGATCCGCAGCCCCTTCGCGAAGCCCGAGCGAGACCGGGCGACAGGCAG gcAGAGAATATGTTATTCCATCCTTGGCCCACAGATTTATGGCAGAGATGGTGgatttctttattctcttctttataaaagcAACCATTGTCTTAAGCATTATGCACCTCAGTGGGATAAA GGATATCTCTAAGTTTGCTATGCATTATATAATAGAAGAAATAGATGAAGACACATCAATGGAAGACTTGCAGAAAATGATGGTTGTGGCACTTATATACAGATTATTAGTTTGTTTCTATGAG ATAATTTGCATTTGGGGAGCAGGTGGAGCTACCCCAGGGAAGTTCCTGCTGGGGCTTCGAGTTGTGACATGTGATACATCAGTGCTTATTGCACCAAGTCGGGTTTTAGTGATTCCTTCCTCAAATGTTAGCATTACAAC gTCCACTATCCGAGCTTTGATCAAGAATTTTTCAATTGCTTCTTTTTTCCCTGCTTTCATCACACTGCTGTTTTTTCAGCATAATCGAACAGCTTATGACATTGTAGCAGGAACCATTGTGGTAAAAAGAAATGGGGTCAGATGA